A portion of the Stigmatella aurantiaca DW4/3-1 genome contains these proteins:
- a CDS encoding bifunctional riboflavin kinase/FAD synthetase, with amino-acid sequence MKVFHSVAEARELAGGALALGNFDGVHVGHQALFAEARRHGVASAFTFHPHPGKVLQPDLAPKLITLLPRKLELFEACGLSAAVVQPFSREYARTSAAAFEEALLDELGIKSLVVGSDFTYGAKRSGTVDTLAEAALRRGARVHKVAPVTVDGVVASSSRVREYILEGRVGAAHRLLGRPFDLDGTVVTGAGRGRGIGFPTANVDTQNELRPAPGVYAIRVRVKNEPSSPWRPGAANIGVKPTFGGSEVTIEAHLMDFSGDLYGQELRVQFLERLRPEQRFGSVAELTGQIKRDVEAARTVIARADV; translated from the coding sequence ATGAAGGTCTTCCACTCGGTGGCGGAGGCGCGGGAGCTGGCTGGAGGGGCGCTCGCGTTGGGCAATTTCGATGGGGTGCATGTGGGCCACCAGGCCCTTTTCGCGGAAGCGCGCCGCCACGGCGTGGCCTCCGCGTTCACCTTTCACCCCCACCCGGGCAAGGTGCTTCAGCCGGACCTGGCCCCCAAGCTCATCACCCTGTTGCCGCGCAAGCTGGAGCTCTTCGAGGCGTGTGGCCTGAGTGCCGCGGTGGTGCAGCCCTTCTCCCGCGAGTACGCGCGCACCTCCGCCGCGGCCTTCGAGGAGGCGCTGCTGGACGAGCTGGGCATCAAGTCCCTGGTGGTAGGCAGCGACTTCACCTACGGCGCCAAGCGCTCGGGAACGGTGGACACCTTGGCGGAGGCGGCCCTGCGCCGGGGCGCGCGGGTGCACAAGGTGGCCCCCGTCACCGTGGATGGCGTCGTGGCCTCCTCCAGCCGGGTGCGCGAGTACATCCTCGAGGGGCGCGTGGGCGCGGCGCACCGGCTGCTGGGGCGGCCCTTCGATCTGGATGGCACGGTGGTGACGGGGGCGGGCAGGGGCCGCGGGATCGGCTTTCCCACCGCCAACGTGGACACCCAGAACGAGCTGAGGCCCGCGCCGGGCGTCTACGCCATCCGAGTGCGCGTGAAGAACGAGCCGTCCAGCCCTTGGCGCCCGGGGGCGGCCAACATCGGTGTGAAGCCTACCTTTGGTGGCTCCGAGGTGACCATCGAGGCCCACCTGATGGACTTCAGCGGAGACCTCTACGGCCAGGAGCTGCGCGTCCAGTTCCTGGAGCGGCTGCGGCCCGAACAGCGCTTTGGCTCCGTGGCAGAGCTGACCGGGCAGATCAAGCGCGATGTCGAGGCTGCCCGCACGGTCATTGCCCGGGCAGACGTGTGA
- the trmB gene encoding tRNA (guanine(46)-N(7))-methyltransferase TrmB, with amino-acid sequence MARPRLLPDPVGLKFMNLEAPPDWDAEFGFPGPLELEIGSGAGGHALEYCRRNPQVRYVAFEWRKKYARDTQARGEKMGLKNLRVLEADARAVVPRLFAAGSLAAIHLQFPDPWWKRAHFKRAIILPDFARVLLDKLAPGGRFDMRTDVEDRGHAMLSILEEVGFLNPLGQGVFHPYDPEEVPSTRERRYLQSGEPVYRGRLVKPG; translated from the coding sequence ATGGCCCGTCCCCGCCTGCTGCCCGACCCGGTTGGGCTGAAGTTCATGAACCTGGAAGCCCCGCCGGACTGGGATGCCGAGTTCGGCTTCCCAGGCCCCCTGGAGCTGGAGATCGGCTCTGGCGCGGGGGGCCACGCCCTGGAGTACTGCCGCCGCAACCCCCAGGTGCGCTACGTGGCCTTCGAGTGGCGCAAGAAGTACGCCCGCGACACCCAGGCGCGGGGGGAGAAGATGGGGCTGAAGAACCTGCGCGTCCTCGAGGCCGACGCCCGCGCGGTGGTGCCGCGCCTGTTCGCCGCGGGCTCCCTGGCCGCCATCCACCTCCAGTTCCCCGATCCCTGGTGGAAGCGGGCCCACTTCAAGCGCGCCATCATCCTGCCGGATTTCGCCCGCGTGCTGCTGGACAAGCTGGCCCCCGGAGGCCGGTTCGACATGCGCACGGACGTGGAGGACCGAGGGCACGCCATGCTCTCCATCCTCGAAGAGGTGGGCTTCCTCAACCCGCTGGGCCAGGGCGTCTTCCACCCGTACGATCCCGAAGAGGTCCCCTCCACCCGGGAGCGGCGCTATCTCCAGAGCGGAGAGCCCGTCTACCGGGGCCGGCTGGTCAAGCCTGGCTGA
- a CDS encoding diguanylate cyclase — protein sequence MPEGGRRAGSEGAGRTVLIVDDDPTHVQHVREGLAPQGYRFREARDGAQALSAIREHRPDLILMDVEMPGLGGVEVCRIVKANAGEGGFGFIPVILMTARQAAGKVEGLELGADDYLVKPFDMLELSARVKSMLRLKALQDALIEKNRELDRANKELARKREELLTLSRTDPLTSLSNRRYFEERLAEEFARARRYRSPLSLVMLDIDHFKRINDTYGHPFGDEVLRAVALVSRTRLREVDLLARYGGEELIALLPETSPADALRACERVREAIESLRLDYRASDGTSQKVSCTASLGLASLPSVPLQTAEDLLRAADECLYKAKEAGRNRVRQYEE from the coding sequence ATGCCCGAGGGCGGCCGCCGCGCTGGAAGCGAGGGGGCCGGCCGCACCGTGCTCATCGTGGATGACGATCCCACCCACGTGCAGCATGTGCGCGAAGGGCTGGCCCCCCAGGGCTACCGCTTCCGGGAAGCGCGTGACGGCGCCCAGGCCCTGTCGGCCATCCGCGAGCACCGGCCGGACCTCATCCTCATGGATGTGGAGATGCCTGGGCTGGGAGGGGTGGAGGTGTGCCGCATCGTCAAGGCGAACGCGGGCGAGGGCGGCTTTGGCTTCATCCCCGTCATCCTCATGACGGCGCGCCAGGCGGCCGGCAAGGTGGAGGGGCTGGAGCTGGGGGCGGATGATTACCTGGTCAAGCCCTTCGACATGCTGGAGCTGTCGGCGCGGGTGAAGTCCATGCTGCGCCTCAAGGCGCTCCAGGACGCGCTCATCGAGAAGAACCGCGAGTTGGACCGGGCCAACAAGGAGCTGGCCCGCAAGCGCGAGGAGCTGCTGACGCTCAGCCGCACCGACCCGCTCACCAGCCTGTCCAACCGCCGCTATTTCGAGGAGCGGCTGGCAGAAGAGTTCGCCCGCGCCCGGCGCTACCGCTCGCCCTTGTCGCTGGTCATGCTGGACATCGACCACTTCAAGCGCATCAACGACACGTATGGGCATCCGTTCGGAGACGAGGTGCTGCGCGCCGTGGCCCTGGTCTCCCGCACCCGGCTGCGGGAGGTGGACCTGCTGGCCCGCTACGGAGGGGAGGAGCTCATTGCCCTCCTGCCGGAGACCAGCCCCGCCGACGCCTTGCGGGCGTGCGAGCGGGTGCGCGAGGCCATCGAGTCCCTGCGCCTGGACTACCGCGCCAGCGATGGCACCTCGCAGAAGGTCAGCTGCACGGCCTCCCTGGGGCTCGCCTCCCTGCCCAGCGTCCCCCTGCAAACCGCCGAGGACCTGCTCCGCGCGGCGGACGAGTGCCTCTACAAGGCCAAGGAAGCAGGCCGCAACCGTGTTCGCCAGTATGAGGAGTGA
- a CDS encoding cupredoxin domain-containing protein, protein MHFFSKLIKPLLALAAAGLMLQAAQGCTSEKGSADKGPAYAPAPKARAPGEGPRVITLDVTEKGYEPSPIALNKDEPVKLVVTRKTDHTCATEIILKDYGINTPLPLNTPVEIAFTPDKTGTLTYGCAMGQMISGTFMVE, encoded by the coding sequence ATGCACTTTTTCTCCAAGCTCATCAAACCCCTGCTGGCCCTGGCGGCCGCGGGGCTGATGCTCCAGGCGGCCCAGGGGTGCACCTCGGAGAAGGGCTCCGCGGACAAGGGCCCCGCCTACGCGCCTGCCCCGAAGGCGCGCGCTCCGGGCGAAGGGCCGCGCGTCATCACCCTCGATGTGACGGAGAAGGGCTATGAGCCCAGCCCCATCGCCCTCAACAAGGATGAACCGGTGAAGCTCGTGGTGACCCGGAAGACGGATCACACCTGTGCCACCGAAATCATCCTGAAGGACTACGGCATCAACACGCCGCTGCCGCTGAACACGCCGGTGGAGATCGCCTTCACACCGGACAAGACCGGCACCCTGACCTACGGCTGCGCGATGGGTCAGATGATCAGCGGCACGTTCATGGTGGAGTGA
- a CDS encoding helicase C-terminal domain-containing protein: MSGAAELFTRHVFLDLETTGLDPRVDEVIELGALFFEHGREVRRIARMYAPSRPLPITIRRLTGIEDAMLAGKPRFGSDLDELREALTGWTVVAHNAPFEKGFLPKLLGPIRAPVLDSCELLHYLHPELSSHSLEAMMRWAGLKPRSTHRVETDCEATYAVLSRALEGCIREGRADDISDLLAVLDPQARGGLRLAQVEAGEAPASESPAEERPLLAMLHRLWEACRATPVALTLQKTGGFLPGQPERLRAGGAKAPPEPEPDTPVQPVRPEEVQALLGPGGALERSVEGFTSRPAQLDMAQAVARTLSEGGRLAVEAGTGTGKSLAYLAPAALFAARNGRKVGVAPHTKTLQDQLIDKDLPRLHRATGGAFGYALLKGQTNYVCRRRALDATLAEPGMRHEARAPRAYLRAFLRRSPDGDLDKLSHWFRERFPVLGALVPSVRSEAATTLGEKCPHHRRCYYHSAVAQARAADVLVINQSLAFAWPQRYPKLDHLVLDEAHEVEDVATTALTLELSDSAFARLTERLHGRDGRHGFFAELRRALAGTRRAEGKRLMSDVESALHTLLAVARDLGERVTALCEPAATPNEDSDETAYAPELRVTEAVRAWPTWAPVHEGLGDMREALRELHKLLAVRTLELLPELAARQPALERELSGAVSELTELTGLAEELSGEPSRSRCYAATAEPKRHRWSLGAQPVDVSAFVAHEFAAQKRALVLTSATLSTGPESPFVLKRLGLLGRGEGPAPHLLRAPSPFQLRKQALVVLVTDAPRAHEEPFIAWAALRISGLAQVMGGRVLGLFASTRRMERIAREVQTRLDPWGIEVMRQTRGHGRSLAARQERDSGTVLLGTKSFWQGVDIPGRGVACVFIDKLPLEPASRPLVAAREETLARGGNEYLGFLQYRMPRALLLLRQGVGRLIRSQEDRGVVVIADPGHPSYRQHLLDALAGYRVEALPWAQARLKLHAELQEMGLTVERHRP, from the coding sequence ATGAGCGGCGCGGCGGAACTGTTCACGCGGCATGTCTTCCTCGATCTCGAGACGACGGGGCTCGACCCCCGCGTGGACGAGGTCATCGAGCTGGGGGCGCTCTTCTTCGAGCACGGCCGGGAGGTGCGCCGCATCGCCCGGATGTATGCCCCGTCCCGGCCCCTGCCCATCACCATCCGCCGGCTCACGGGCATCGAGGATGCGATGCTCGCCGGCAAGCCCCGCTTCGGCAGCGATCTGGACGAGCTGCGCGAGGCGCTGACCGGCTGGACGGTGGTGGCGCACAATGCCCCCTTCGAGAAGGGCTTCCTGCCGAAGCTGCTGGGCCCCATCCGGGCCCCGGTGCTCGACTCGTGCGAGCTGCTGCACTACCTGCACCCAGAGCTGTCCAGCCACTCGCTGGAGGCGATGATGCGCTGGGCCGGGCTCAAGCCGCGCAGCACCCACCGCGTGGAGACGGACTGCGAGGCCACCTACGCGGTGCTGAGCCGTGCCCTCGAGGGCTGCATCCGGGAGGGCCGGGCGGACGACATCTCGGACCTGCTCGCCGTCCTGGACCCTCAGGCACGCGGAGGGTTGCGGCTGGCCCAGGTGGAGGCAGGCGAAGCCCCAGCGTCGGAGTCCCCCGCGGAAGAGCGTCCGCTGCTTGCGATGCTGCACCGCCTCTGGGAGGCCTGCCGCGCCACGCCCGTGGCCTTGACGCTGCAAAAGACCGGCGGCTTTCTGCCAGGCCAACCCGAGCGCCTGCGCGCGGGGGGCGCCAAGGCCCCGCCCGAGCCCGAGCCCGACACTCCCGTGCAACCGGTGCGCCCGGAGGAAGTGCAGGCCTTGCTGGGACCTGGCGGCGCGCTGGAACGCTCGGTGGAGGGGTTCACCAGCCGGCCCGCGCAGCTCGACATGGCGCAGGCGGTCGCGCGCACCCTCTCGGAAGGGGGCCGGTTGGCGGTGGAGGCGGGCACGGGCACGGGCAAGTCGCTGGCCTACCTGGCCCCGGCGGCGCTGTTCGCCGCGCGCAATGGGCGCAAGGTGGGCGTGGCGCCACACACGAAGACACTGCAGGACCAGCTCATCGACAAGGACTTGCCCCGGCTGCACCGCGCCACGGGCGGCGCCTTTGGCTACGCCCTGCTCAAGGGGCAGACAAATTACGTGTGCCGCCGGCGTGCGTTGGATGCCACGCTGGCGGAGCCTGGAATGCGGCACGAAGCCCGGGCCCCCCGCGCCTACCTCCGGGCCTTTCTGCGCCGCAGCCCGGACGGAGACCTGGACAAGCTGAGCCACTGGTTTCGCGAGCGCTTCCCGGTGCTGGGGGCCCTGGTGCCCTCGGTCCGCTCGGAGGCCGCGACGACCCTGGGCGAGAAGTGTCCGCACCACCGGCGCTGCTACTACCACTCGGCGGTGGCCCAGGCGCGCGCCGCGGACGTGCTCGTCATCAACCAGTCCCTGGCGTTCGCCTGGCCCCAGCGCTACCCGAAGCTGGACCACCTGGTGCTGGACGAGGCGCACGAGGTGGAGGACGTGGCCACCACGGCGCTCACGCTCGAGCTGTCGGACTCCGCCTTCGCCCGGCTCACCGAGCGGCTCCATGGGCGCGATGGGCGCCATGGCTTCTTCGCGGAGCTGCGGCGCGCCCTCGCCGGGACGCGACGGGCCGAGGGCAAGCGGCTGATGAGCGACGTGGAGTCCGCGCTCCACACCCTCCTCGCCGTGGCCCGGGACCTGGGGGAGCGGGTGACGGCCCTCTGCGAGCCAGCGGCCACCCCCAACGAAGACTCAGACGAGACGGCGTACGCCCCGGAGCTGCGGGTGACCGAGGCCGTGAGGGCCTGGCCCACCTGGGCCCCCGTGCATGAAGGCCTGGGGGACATGCGCGAGGCGCTGAGGGAGCTCCACAAGCTGCTCGCGGTGCGGACCTTGGAGCTCCTCCCCGAGCTGGCGGCGCGGCAACCCGCGCTCGAGCGGGAGCTGTCAGGCGCCGTCTCCGAGCTGACCGAGCTGACAGGGCTGGCGGAAGAGCTCTCCGGGGAGCCTTCCCGGAGCCGGTGCTACGCGGCCACGGCGGAGCCCAAGCGGCACCGGTGGAGCCTGGGCGCGCAGCCGGTGGACGTCTCCGCCTTTGTCGCCCATGAGTTCGCGGCGCAGAAGCGGGCGCTGGTGCTCACCTCGGCCACGCTGAGCACGGGGCCCGAGAGCCCCTTCGTCCTGAAGCGGCTGGGGCTGCTGGGCCGCGGCGAGGGGCCCGCCCCCCACCTGTTGCGCGCCCCCTCCCCCTTCCAACTGCGCAAGCAGGCGCTGGTGGTGCTGGTGACGGATGCGCCCCGCGCACACGAGGAGCCCTTCATCGCGTGGGCCGCCCTCCGCATCTCCGGGCTCGCCCAGGTCATGGGCGGCCGGGTGCTGGGCCTGTTCGCCTCCACCCGGCGCATGGAGCGCATCGCGCGAGAGGTTCAGACACGGCTGGACCCGTGGGGCATCGAGGTGATGCGGCAGACCCGCGGGCACGGCCGCTCCCTGGCCGCCCGCCAGGAGCGGGACTCGGGCACGGTGCTGCTGGGCACCAAGAGCTTCTGGCAGGGGGTGGACATCCCTGGCCGGGGCGTGGCGTGCGTCTTCATCGACAAGCTGCCGCTGGAGCCCGCCTCCCGGCCGCTGGTGGCGGCCCGCGAAGAGACGCTGGCCCGCGGCGGCAACGAGTACCTGGGCTTCCTCCAGTACCGGATGCCCCGGGCGCTGCTCCTGCTCCGGCAGGGCGTCGGACGGCTCATCCGCTCCCAGGAAGACCGGGGGGTGGTGGTGATCGCCGACCCGGGCCACCCGAGCTACCGCCAGCACCTGCTCGATGCGCTGGCCGGCTACCGGGTGGAGGCGCTGCCCTGGGCGCAGGCCCGGCTGAAGCTCCACGCGGAACTCCAGGAGATGGGGCTCACGGTCGAGCGTCACCGCCCGTGA
- a CDS encoding HAMP domain-containing protein, whose product MSKYPQDPSKKRRWRNFLIEPRVQFKFAIYLVAVSMVLAALLGAFLFQSAQALVNEASASLNARSLAAQASRELSNATLSNELLQKMGDPVFVAQLQATSRAIDERYEAERAAVAAQGTELVRRQQLMWLVFVGCLIGFIVIISLTTIVLTHRVAGPLMRIRRMVNDVAAGQFRPPPYGLREKDELKDIFDATRNMIAGLRKQQEDDVLVLQHALERAKQQGIQGDWVEDLKGLETRFRARL is encoded by the coding sequence ATGTCCAAGTACCCCCAGGATCCCAGCAAGAAGCGCCGGTGGCGCAACTTCCTCATCGAGCCGCGCGTCCAGTTCAAGTTCGCCATCTACCTGGTCGCCGTGTCGATGGTGTTGGCGGCACTGCTGGGTGCCTTCCTCTTCCAGAGCGCCCAGGCGCTGGTGAACGAGGCCAGTGCCTCCCTGAATGCCCGCTCGCTCGCCGCGCAGGCCAGCCGCGAGCTGTCCAACGCCACGCTCTCCAATGAGCTGCTCCAGAAGATGGGGGATCCGGTCTTCGTGGCCCAGCTCCAGGCCACCTCCCGGGCCATCGACGAGCGCTACGAGGCGGAGCGGGCCGCCGTCGCCGCGCAGGGCACGGAGCTGGTGCGCCGCCAGCAGTTGATGTGGCTGGTGTTCGTGGGGTGTCTGATTGGCTTCATCGTCATCATCTCCCTGACCACCATCGTGTTGACGCACCGGGTGGCCGGGCCGCTGATGCGCATCCGGCGCATGGTGAACGACGTGGCCGCGGGGCAGTTCCGCCCGCCGCCCTACGGTCTGCGCGAGAAGGACGAGCTGAAGGACATCTTCGATGCCACGCGGAACATGATCGCCGGGCTGCGCAAGCAGCAGGAGGACGATGTGCTGGTGCTTCAGCACGCGCTGGAGCGCGCGAAGCAGCAGGGCATCCAGGGCGACTGGGTGGAGGACCTCAAGGGGCTGGAGACCCGGTTCCGCGCCCGGTTGTAG
- a CDS encoding HEAT repeat domain-containing protein: MRFLFIALLLLTLPASAQVDSRVAFLSRQLEKGKDPRVRSQAALVLGATEEPEAVVPLCAGLKDASEVVRAAAAKGLATLRETAGLECLKAHHEEDAATLGAIRDAIKTLEDFQSRPPRLYVDLEGVKDTTGKLTPELLKATEERLKRRLILRGAKLAPKKEPKKAAQGVLQKHGISGYRLSAQIQATESGGLRIAILCLSYPDLALLGQVDVQAAGAEPAELLKALVPKAIEEVASTFEWST, translated from the coding sequence ATGCGGTTTCTTTTCATCGCGCTCTTGCTGTTGACCCTGCCTGCCTCCGCGCAGGTGGATTCGCGCGTGGCCTTCCTGAGCCGGCAGTTGGAGAAGGGCAAGGATCCACGCGTTCGCTCTCAGGCGGCGCTGGTGCTCGGGGCCACGGAGGAGCCCGAGGCCGTGGTGCCCCTGTGCGCGGGGCTCAAGGATGCCAGCGAGGTGGTCCGGGCGGCGGCCGCCAAGGGGCTGGCGACGCTCCGGGAGACGGCGGGACTGGAGTGCCTGAAGGCGCACCACGAGGAGGATGCGGCCACCCTGGGGGCCATCCGCGATGCCATCAAGACCCTGGAGGACTTCCAGTCTCGGCCGCCGCGCTTGTATGTCGACCTGGAGGGTGTGAAGGACACCACCGGCAAGCTGACGCCGGAGCTGTTGAAGGCCACGGAGGAGCGCCTCAAGCGCCGGCTCATCCTCCGGGGCGCGAAGCTGGCGCCCAAGAAGGAGCCCAAGAAGGCCGCCCAGGGCGTTCTTCAGAAGCACGGTATCTCCGGGTACCGGCTCAGCGCGCAGATCCAAGCCACCGAGAGCGGGGGCCTGCGAATCGCGATCCTCTGTCTCAGCTATCCGGATCTGGCGCTGCTCGGTCAGGTGGACGTGCAAGCGGCCGGCGCCGAACCCGCGGAACTCCTCAAGGCGCTGGTTCCCAAGGCCATCGAGGAGGTCGCGTCAACCTTCGAGTGGAGCACCTGA
- the alaS gene encoding alanine--tRNA ligase — MPSALTASQIREAFLQFFEARGHRRVASSPLVPQNDPTLLFTNAGMVQFKDVFTGREKRDYSRATTSQKCVRAGGKHNDLDNVGYTARHHTFFEMLGNFSFGDYFKAEAIAYAWEFVTRTLGLPIERLAVTVFNGEQGVPWDAEAFELWAQQGVPRDRILKLGYKDNFWAMGDTGPCGPCSEIHYHQGDDIPCSEAAAGRPCQGVACDCDRWLEIWNLVFMQFERKEKDAPLIPLPKPSIDTGAGLERIASVVQGKRSNYDTDLFQGILGTVSELVGKPYTQEGGASMRVIADHSRAAAFLISDGVQPSNEGRGYVLRRIMRRAIRHGSLLGLEDVFFFKVVDRVIGLMSDAYPELREGRTFVLEVCRHEEETFRRTLDRGMKLIDEGIAKLKQAGETKLSGAEVFYLHGTYGFPWDLTQIILRERGFDADLDGFWKEMEKEADKNKFGGSGEKAISTVYQTLAERLGTSEFLGYEGEGHEGEGSVRAILKDGHEVGQASAGETVELVLDRTPFYGESGGQQGDTGQITGHGGKAVAQVTDVQRPVPGLIVHHVQVKEGTFQTGEMVQAGVDNQRRKSIRANHSATHLLHKALKMVLGDHVKQAGSVVAPDFLRFDFSHFSVPTPEQLEQVEDIVNTWVRENTEAQTRVMKLDEAKKSGAVAMFGEKYGETVRVVTVHPQSTELCGGTHVRRSGDIGLFKILSEGGIASGVRRITAVTGLGALQYLRETERELRKAADLLKTSPKELSKRVEATQKRVKELERKVEEVAVKAQTASNKDVLEQAREVNGMKVLAIRVDPADDKIYRGLADQLRDRIRSGVVAIGGEKDGKALILVAVTKDVVEKGISAGALVREMAKEVGGKGGGKADMAQAGGPDASKLPAALDKLYELTKGPGAA, encoded by the coding sequence ATGCCTTCCGCCCTTACCGCCTCTCAAATCCGCGAGGCGTTCCTCCAGTTCTTCGAGGCGCGCGGCCACCGCCGTGTGGCCTCCTCCCCGCTGGTTCCCCAGAACGATCCGACCTTGCTCTTCACCAACGCGGGCATGGTGCAGTTCAAGGACGTCTTCACCGGCCGCGAAAAGCGGGACTACTCCCGCGCCACCACCTCCCAGAAGTGCGTGCGCGCGGGCGGCAAGCACAACGATCTCGACAACGTGGGCTACACCGCCCGCCACCATACGTTCTTCGAGATGCTCGGCAACTTCTCCTTCGGCGACTACTTCAAGGCCGAGGCCATTGCCTACGCCTGGGAGTTCGTCACCCGGACGCTGGGGCTGCCCATCGAGCGGCTGGCCGTCACCGTCTTCAACGGCGAGCAGGGCGTCCCCTGGGACGCCGAGGCCTTCGAGCTGTGGGCCCAGCAGGGGGTCCCGCGCGACCGCATCCTCAAGCTGGGCTACAAGGACAACTTCTGGGCCATGGGGGACACCGGGCCGTGTGGCCCGTGTTCGGAGATCCACTACCACCAGGGCGATGACATCCCCTGCTCCGAGGCGGCCGCCGGACGGCCGTGCCAGGGAGTGGCGTGTGACTGCGACCGCTGGCTGGAGATCTGGAACCTGGTGTTCATGCAGTTCGAGCGCAAGGAGAAGGACGCGCCGCTCATCCCCCTGCCCAAGCCGTCCATCGACACCGGGGCGGGCCTGGAGCGCATCGCCTCCGTCGTGCAGGGCAAGCGCTCCAACTACGACACGGACCTGTTCCAGGGCATCCTGGGCACCGTGAGCGAGCTGGTGGGCAAGCCCTACACGCAGGAGGGCGGCGCCTCCATGCGCGTCATCGCGGACCACAGCCGCGCGGCCGCGTTCCTCATCTCCGACGGGGTGCAGCCCTCCAACGAGGGCCGCGGCTACGTGCTGCGCCGGATCATGCGCCGGGCCATCCGCCACGGCTCGCTGCTGGGCCTGGAGGACGTGTTCTTCTTCAAGGTGGTGGACCGCGTCATCGGCCTGATGAGCGACGCCTACCCGGAGCTGCGCGAGGGCCGCACCTTCGTCCTCGAAGTCTGCCGCCACGAGGAGGAGACGTTCCGGCGGACGCTCGACCGGGGCATGAAGCTCATCGACGAGGGCATCGCCAAGCTCAAGCAGGCCGGGGAGACGAAGCTGTCGGGCGCCGAGGTCTTCTACCTGCACGGCACCTACGGCTTCCCGTGGGATTTGACGCAGATCATCCTGCGCGAGCGCGGCTTCGACGCGGACCTGGACGGCTTCTGGAAGGAGATGGAGAAGGAGGCCGACAAGAACAAGTTCGGCGGCTCGGGCGAGAAGGCGATCAGCACCGTCTACCAGACGCTGGCGGAGCGCCTGGGCACCTCCGAGTTCCTGGGCTACGAGGGCGAGGGGCACGAGGGCGAGGGCTCCGTGCGCGCCATCCTCAAGGACGGGCACGAGGTGGGCCAGGCCTCCGCGGGCGAGACGGTGGAGCTGGTGCTGGACCGCACCCCCTTCTACGGCGAGTCCGGCGGCCAGCAGGGGGACACGGGACAGATCACCGGCCACGGCGGCAAGGCCGTGGCGCAGGTGACGGACGTGCAGCGCCCCGTTCCGGGCCTCATCGTCCACCATGTGCAGGTGAAGGAGGGCACCTTCCAGACCGGCGAGATGGTGCAGGCGGGCGTGGACAACCAGCGGCGCAAGTCCATCCGCGCCAACCACTCGGCCACGCACCTGCTGCACAAGGCGCTCAAGATGGTGCTGGGGGACCACGTGAAGCAGGCGGGCTCCGTGGTGGCCCCGGACTTCCTGCGCTTCGACTTCTCGCACTTCTCGGTGCCCACCCCCGAGCAGCTCGAGCAGGTGGAGGACATCGTCAACACCTGGGTGCGGGAGAACACCGAGGCCCAGACGCGCGTCATGAAGCTGGACGAGGCGAAGAAGTCCGGCGCGGTGGCCATGTTCGGCGAGAAGTACGGGGAGACGGTGCGCGTCGTCACCGTGCACCCCCAGTCCACCGAGCTGTGCGGCGGCACGCACGTGCGGCGCAGCGGCGACATCGGGCTTTTCAAGATCCTCAGCGAGGGCGGCATCGCCTCGGGCGTGCGGCGCATCACCGCGGTGACGGGCCTGGGCGCGCTCCAGTACCTGCGGGAGACGGAGCGCGAGCTGCGCAAGGCGGCCGACCTGCTGAAGACCAGCCCCAAGGAGCTGTCCAAGCGCGTGGAAGCCACCCAGAAGCGCGTGAAGGAGCTGGAGCGCAAGGTCGAGGAGGTGGCGGTCAAGGCCCAGACGGCGTCCAACAAGGACGTGCTGGAGCAGGCGCGCGAGGTGAACGGCATGAAGGTGCTGGCCATCCGCGTGGATCCAGCCGACGACAAGATCTACCGCGGGCTGGCCGACCAGCTCCGGGACCGGATCCGCTCGGGCGTGGTGGCCATCGGCGGCGAAAAGGACGGCAAGGCGCTCATCCTCGTGGCCGTCACCAAGGATGTGGTGGAGAAGGGCATCAGCGCGGGAGCCCTCGTCCGGGAGATGGCCAAGGAGGTGGGCGGCAAGGGCGGAGGCAAGGCGGACATGGCGCAAGCCGGAGGCCCCGATGCGTCCAAGCTCCCCGCGGCGCTCGACAAGCTCTATGAGCTGACGAAGGGCCCGGGCGCGGCATGA